The genomic segment TTTTGGAAATCTCATAATAATTTTGTTACTATGTGTAATCGCAGTAGCAACTAGTAAAATTCGATGAATTTTAAAGTAGACCTAGTATAGATTTGGTGTTGAAATTTCTAAATAACTTTTTAGTGTCCATCGGTATTAAGAATGTTTAACTTCCAAATAGATTACCTCACCTTTGTTTAACTAGAGTTGATTAATCTTATTAAGAGTTAAATCAGTATAAATCCGATGTTCCTTTCTATATAATAAATTCAACGTTTTATTAGTTGTAAAACGCTTCCTTTATTGTAACATTTTATCGAAACTATTGGGGATTTATGCCCCTTTTCCGAATAGTTTTATCTTACTGTCGAAATTCGCCAGATTCCTTTGATTTCAGTGAGTTTTATCGCACCATTTTGATCTGTTCTTAGACTTTTTACTTTATATTTTTTGAAAGTATCTAGTGTCTGTTGATTGGGATGTCCGTAATGATTGTTTTTTCCTACTGATATGATCGCTAATTGTGGTTGAATTTGTTTAATAAACTTTGGATTTGAACTCGTTTTACTCCCGTGATGACCTGCTTTTAAAATATCAACTTTTAAATTTGGATAGTTTTTTAATAATTTCATTTCACCATCTTGCTCTAAGTCACCTGTGAATAAAAACTTTTTCCCATAAAAGTTACCATAGGTCACTATGGAATCATTGTTGTCCCCTTTTCCTGTATAACCGTTGGACAGAACTTGAAGTTGACTGTTAAAGATGGGAATTTCATCACCAACTTGAGTGAGATGGATAGGAATTTTCGCTTTTTTTAATTTACCTACAAAGTCTGGACAAGTTAATTCTCCTGGACTAACCCATACTTCTTTAATTTTTATTTTATCAGCAAGATTTAAAAAATCACCGACATGGTCGTCATCTGTGTGCGTGAGTATGAGCTGATCAATCTGACTCACTCCCTCGGATTCTAGATATGGGATGAGCGTTTTAGATGCATTTGACTCTGTTTGAGCTTTTTGCCAACTTTTTTCTGGAATATTGAGTCTTCCTCCTGTATCAATCAAAATCGTCTGTTTATTAAAGCGATCCTTTAAAAAGATGCTATCTCCTTGTCCGACATCGACTGCGGTAATGGTTGGCTGGCTTGGATTCTTGCAGGTGAAAAATATAATAAACAGACTGCATAATAGGAGCCAGCGCAGCTTTTTCTGCATCCAAAAATCGAGCAACAGAGCTGTTATGCTCAACAAAAGTATGAGTTGTATTGCATTGGGCTTGCCCAAAACAAGTGGATAATGAAAAGGGCAGTCTACAAGCTGAACAAGTGCTTCAAGTGTTTTAAACATCCAGTTTAGGTTGAGCGTTAATCCTGTCAGTGATAGTAAAAAAACTGTAAGTAACAGCGGAAGGAGTATCAAATCAAATAGCATCCCAAAGCCAATGGTTAGTAAAATAGAGAGGGGCTGGAAAATATAAAAATTGAAAATGAGTACAGGGAGTACTAGTAAGCTCAGTGCTGATGATGCGATAATCACTTGTTTAAGCTTTGAAGTCAAATGAATTTTTTCTGTCAGTGATTCCTTTTTGCTTATGAATAAATGTGATAGCATACTGATAGCAAATGCGTAAAATAGAGTGAGCTGACCACCTGCTGTCAGTAAAAATTTGGGACTTACAAACATTAAAATAAGTGTGGTTAGAGCAATATTGTCTAAACCTGTCAATTTAATATTTTTTTGAAAAAGTGCGCGAAGAATTGATACTGATAAACCTGTCAAAAAAGCATAGATAATTGAAAAAGGAACTTGGAGGATATCCACAATATCTCGTCGTATTCCCAAACGTAGCAATATTTTTCGCAAGCCATCAATAAAAAAATTAACTTGCATCCCTGACAATGCAAATAAATGGATAATCCCAAGTGAACTATAAATATCACCCATTTGCTCAAAATCTTTATCAAGATACCCAAAAAGCAGTCCTGTCATATAGTTTGACATAGGTTTGGGGAAATGACTTTGTATCCAAACAATTGCGCTTCTTCGTAGTACGTGTAAGTCAAGCCCTCGATTTGTTTTGATTTTCGAGATAGATGTAACGATGATTTCTCTGTAAATTCCTTGTGTTGCAAGATATTTTTGTTCATCAAAACCATTAAAATTTCTTTGATGCTCTGGAACTTCAAGGTTTCCTGTGAAACTTATTGTGCAATTTTGTCTTAGATTCTCATAAAATTTTTTCTCTTTTTCTGATTGGAGTGTGTCATAAACTTGATATTTTTTACCAGCTTCATTTCCCTGAAAACTGAGCAAATCACCATTTACTTGAATACTGTCAGGAATAATCTTGATTTGGGAAACGTTTTGAGCTTGAGTTATCATTTTTTGATGGTTGTCAATGCTGACAATGAAGAAAAAACCTGTCAGCACCAATAAAATTGGAAAAAGCAGGAAATATTTTCTATACAATGCTATACCCAGCGAACAGGCAAAGGCTAGTGCTATTAATGAATTAAAATCAAAAATGCAATAATAAAGCAAAACTGCTAAATATGCTAAAAATATCAAAGGAAACTTAGTCAACACAGATAGAATCCTTTAATTTTGCAATTGTTTTATCGCCAAAACCTGGTACATTTCCTAGATCTTCTACTGATTGAAAATTACCATTTTGAGTGCGATAATCAATGATATCTTGCGCCTTCTTTTGACCAATACCGTTCAAAGTTTGGAGTTGTGTCAAATCGGCAGTGTTGATGTTTACTTTTGGCGTTTGTGATGTGGTTGTCAGCGAATTTCCCACTCCGTCAGTACTGACAGAGTTATCAGCAGATGCTCCGCTTGCCATTTCTCCCTTTTGAGGAACATAAACTACCTCTTCATCCTTTAATTTCGCTGCTAAATTAACCTGATTTTGATCCGCATTTGTAGTAAAACCTCCAGCCAATTTAATCAAATCATCAACACGCATATCGCTAGAGACATTATAGACATTGGGTTTCACAACTGCCCCTTTGAGGTCAACTTCAATTTCTGTTGCTTTTGAAAAATGGTTTGATGTGCTGACAGAAGTTTTGTCAGTACTGACAGAACTCAACATCGTTGCTGACAAGGCATTGTCTGCACTTTTTGGATGACTGACAAAATAAAAGATTCCACCAGCAAACAGTGCAACAACTGACAGAATCACAAGTTTCAAATTTTCTTTGATAAATTCGATTATTCTTTCCATACTTGATATTACGGAAAAAATCTT from the Lactococcus allomyrinae genome contains:
- a CDS encoding helix-hairpin-helix domain-containing protein, which codes for MERIIEFIKENLKLVILSVVALFAGGIFYFVSHPKSADNALSATMLSSVSTDKTSVSTSNHFSKATEIEVDLKGAVVKPNVYNVSSDMRVDDLIKLAGGFTTNADQNQVNLAAKLKDEEVVYVPQKGEMASGASADNSVSTDGVGNSLTTTSQTPKVNINTADLTQLQTLNGIGQKKAQDIIDYRTQNGNFQSVEDLGNVPGFGDKTIAKLKDSICVD
- a CDS encoding DNA internalization-related competence protein ComEC/Rec2, with protein sequence MLSVLTKFPLIFLAYLAVLLYYCIFDFNSLIALAFACSLGIALYRKYFLLFPILLVLTGFFFIVSIDNHQKMITQAQNVSQIKIIPDSIQVNGDLLSFQGNEAGKKYQVYDTLQSEKEKKFYENLRQNCTISFTGNLEVPEHQRNFNGFDEQKYLATQGIYREIIVTSISKIKTNRGLDLHVLRRSAIVWIQSHFPKPMSNYMTGLLFGYLDKDFEQMGDIYSSLGIIHLFALSGMQVNFFIDGLRKILLRLGIRRDIVDILQVPFSIIYAFLTGLSVSILRALFQKNIKLTGLDNIALTTLILMFVSPKFLLTAGGQLTLFYAFAISMLSHLFISKKESLTEKIHLTSKLKQVIIASSALSLLVLPVLIFNFYIFQPLSILLTIGFGMLFDLILLPLLLTVFLLSLTGLTLNLNWMFKTLEALVQLVDCPFHYPLVLGKPNAIQLILLLSITALLLDFWMQKKLRWLLLCSLFIIFFTCKNPSQPTITAVDVGQGDSIFLKDRFNKQTILIDTGGRLNIPEKSWQKAQTESNASKTLIPYLESEGVSQIDQLILTHTDDDHVGDFLNLADKIKIKEVWVSPGELTCPDFVGKLKKAKIPIHLTQVGDEIPIFNSQLQVLSNGYTGKGDNNDSIVTYGNFYGKKFLFTGDLEQDGEMKLLKNYPNLKVDILKAGHHGSKTSSNPKFIKQIQPQLAIISVGKNNHYGHPNQQTLDTFKKYKVKSLRTDQNGAIKLTEIKGIWRISTVR